AACCCGACGATCTCCTGGCGGCCGGTGACGAACTCGGCGCGATTGCGCCAGCGCGAGTCCGCCGTGTAGGCGAGGGCGACCTTCTCCGGGTCGCGGCTGTTCCAGCCGTCCTCGGCCCGGCGCACCTTCTCGATCGCGGTCTCCCTGGTGAAGGGCGGGAACGGCGGGCGCTCATCGGACATCGTGGCTCCTTGCCGGGAGGGGGGAACGCCGCGCGAAGCGGCCGGGGCTGACGCCGACGATCCGGCGGAAGTGGCGGGTCAGGTGCGACTGATCGTAGAAGCCGGCCTCGGTGGAGACGGAGCCCGCGGGGAGGCCGTCCAGCAGCAGCGCGCGGGCCAGGTCCACCCGGCGTGAGGTCAGGTACTGGTGCGGGGCCATGCCGAACTCCCGGGTGAAGGCCCGGACCAGGTGCGCGGGGCCGGCGTACAGCTCCGCCGCCGCCTGCTCCAGGGACACGCCCTCGACGACGCGGGCGTCGATCAGCTCCCGCAGCCGGTGGGCGACGCCGCGGTCACGCGGCGGCGTCGGCTCGGGGCCCGTGCGGCGCAGCAGATGCCCACGCAGCCGGCCGCAGATCAGCGCCAGCCGGCTCTCGGCCTCCAACTCCTCCCCGGGGAACCGCAGCGCGTGGTGCAGCCGGTGCACCCGGCGGCGCAGCAGCGGGTCGTCCAGCGTGGGGGTGTCCACGGCGGCGCCGATCAGATCCGCGCCCAGCGCCTCCGGCTCCAGGTACAGCACCCGCTTGCGGAAGCCGAGCGCGGTCGCGGCCCGGCCGTTGTGCGGCACCTGGGGCGGCAGCAGGCTGACGCGGTCGCTCGGCGCACCGCGTTCGTGGCGGTCCAGGTCGTAGCGGACCGCGCCGTCGTCGACGATCAGCAGCGTCCAGGTGGCGTGGGCGTGCATCGGGTAGCGGTGCTGGACGAAGTGCGCGTGGAAGACCTCGGCGATGCCCGGCACCTCGGGATGCCAGGCGG
This genomic interval from Streptacidiphilus rugosus AM-16 contains the following:
- a CDS encoding helix-turn-helix transcriptional regulator, giving the protein MVAAEEVTAWHPEVPGIAEVFHAHFVQHRYPMHAHATWTLLIVDDGAVRYDLDRHERGAPSDRVSLLPPQVPHNGRAATALGFRKRVLYLEPEALGADLIGAAVDTPTLDDPLLRRRVHRLHHALRFPGEELEAESRLALICGRLRGHLLRRTGPEPTPPRDRGVAHRLRELIDARVVEGVSLEQAAAELYAGPAHLVRAFTREFGMAPHQYLTSRRVDLARALLLDGLPAGSVSTEAGFYDQSHLTRHFRRIVGVSPGRFARRSPLPARSHDVR